The Solirubrobacter pauli sequence CCGACCCGCCGCTCGACCCGCCCGGGATCCGCGTCGGGTCGTGCGGGTTGCGCGCCTGCGGCGAGGTGACGCCGAGCGCGAACTCGTGCGTGCTCGTCTTGCCGAGGATCACCGCGCCGGCCGCGCGCCACAGGTCGACCGCCGCGGCGTCGGCCTCGGGCCGCTGGTGGAACGCGTCCGAGCCGCAGCGCGTCGGCATGCCGCCGACGTGGATGACGTCCTTGACGGACACCGGCACGCCGTGCAGCGGTCCACGCCGGCGGCCGGCGCGCAGCTCGGCGTCGCGCGCCCGCGCCTCGGCCAGCGCGGCCTGCGCGTCGACGTGCACGAACGCCGTCCAGTCGTCCTTGGCGATCCGCTGGAGCGCGAGCTCGGTCAGCGCGACGGAGGTCGTGACGCCGGCGTCGAGCGCCCGCGCCGCGCCGGCGATCGCGCCCGTGGAGGGCAGCGCGCCGAGCGCCGGCACGGGTGCGGGCGGCGGGCCGAAGACCTCGTAGGCCGGGCGCGCCTCGGGCGGGTCGATGACCTGCGCCGCCAGCCGTTCCCGGGCCGCGGTGAAGGCGTTGATGGCGACAGAGCTCATGGGCGCTCCTCCTCGAACATCCGGGTCAACAGCTCGCCTACGCGTCGCTCCACCACTTCTGCCGAACGTTCGATGTGCACGCGCATCAGAGCCGCGCCCGCGTCGGTCTTCCCCGACCGCAGCGCGTCGAGGATCTCCAGGTGCTCCTCGATCGTCGTCACGATCCGGTCGACGGTCGTGAAGTCGTGGATGCGGATCACGCGGATGCGCTCGTTGATGTCGTGCAGGTAGCGCTCGGTGGCGCTGTTGCCGGACGCGTGCGCGATCGCCTCGTGGAAGCTCTCGTCGGCGTAGACGAAGTCCGGCGACTCGTCGCGCTCGGCGCGCAGCTCCAGCCACTCCTCGTGCAGCGGGTCCAGCTGCTCGGGGTCGGCCGTGCGCACCGCGAGGTCCTCGAGCACCGTGCGGACCGCGTACAGCTCGCGCATCGCGGTCACGCGCGGCGCGTTCGGCCGCACGCCGCCGGAGCGGTCGCGGACGACGTGCCCGTCGCCCTCCAGGCGCCGCAGCGCCTCGCGCACGGGGGTGCGGCTCGTGCTGAAGCGCTCCGCGAGCTGCTCCTCGACGAGCCGCTGCCCGTACGGGAACGCGCCCGCGAGCAGCGCGGCCCGGAGGCCGTGGTGGACTTCGTCAGCGCGCGTCAAGAGCGGCCACCGCGAGGTCGAAGGCCTGCAGCGGCGGGTGCGTGACGCCGCCGCCGATCTGCCCGATGCCCGGCTGCTTGTGGGCGATGCCCGTGTGCACGGGCGGGGAGAGCCGCGTCGCGGCGACCTTCCGCGCGTCGATGCCGAGGATCGCCGCGCGGCCGTCCGGGAAGCGGATGTCCGGGGACTCACCGGCCGCGATCGCCCGCAGCTCGGCGTCGATGGCGTCGATCGCGTGGACGTCCAGACCCACGGACGGCGCCGAGAGCGGCGAGGCCGCCACGGCCAGCGCGCCCAACCCGTAGG is a genomic window containing:
- a CDS encoding GntR family transcriptional regulator, encoding MTRADEVHHGLRAALLAGAFPYGQRLVEEQLAERFSTSRTPVREALRRLEGDGHVVRDRSGGVRPNAPRVTAMRELYAVRTVLEDLAVRTADPEQLDPLHEEWLELRAERDESPDFVYADESFHEAIAHASGNSATERYLHDINERIRVIRIHDFTTVDRIVTTIEEHLEILDALRSGKTDAGAALMRVHIERSAEVVERRVGELLTRMFEEERP